A region from the Micrococcus cohnii genome encodes:
- the purS gene encoding phosphoribosylformylglycinamidine synthase subunit PurS has translation MPIIVVDVMPKPEILDPQGKAIAGALPRLGFTEFAQVRQGKRFELSVEGEVTDAVLDRARAAAAELLSNPVIEDVVNVAVVDESETNDEAHA, from the coding sequence ATGCCCATCATCGTCGTCGACGTCATGCCCAAGCCCGAGATCCTTGACCCGCAGGGCAAGGCCATTGCCGGGGCCCTGCCGCGGCTGGGCTTCACCGAGTTCGCCCAGGTCCGCCAGGGCAAGCGCTTCGAGCTGAGCGTCGAGGGCGAGGTCACCGACGCCGTGCTCGACCGGGCCCGCGCCGCCGCCGCCGAGCTGCTGTCCAACCCGGTCATCGAGGACGTCGTGAACGTCGCCGTGGTCGACGAGTCCGAGACGAACGACGAGGCCCACGCCTGA
- the purL gene encoding phosphoribosylformylglycinamidine synthase subunit PurL, giving the protein MSQQFNIETVEAAAANPDVEQPWAELGLKEDEYARIREILGRRPTAAELAMYSVMWSEHCSYKSSKVHLRQFGDKLTDEMKKNLMVGIGENAGVTDLGDDWAVTFKVESHNHPSFVEPHQGAATGIGGIVRDIISMGARPVAVMDPLRFGAVEHPDTARVVHGVVAGIGGYGNSLGLPNIGGEVRFDASYQGNPLVNALAVGVLKHEDLRLANASGVGNKVVLFGARTGGDGIGGASVLASESFDDGGKPAKRPSVQVGDPFAEKVLIECCLELFRDSLVEGIQDLGAAGISCATSELASNGEGGMRVELTDVLLRDSTLTPGEILMSESQERMMAVVTPENAERFEAVMAKWDVEYSWLGEVTGDGRLVITWDGETIVDVDPRTVAHDGPVYERPYHRPAWLDDVQADTFRASAAGRDLPQDGPALKAALLELMSAPNMADTSWITKQYDRYVRGNTALASPDDAGVIRVDETTGMGVAVSTDCNDRFAYLDPYTGAQASLAESYRNVTTSGAVPLAVTDCLNFGSPEDPEVMWQFAEAVRGLADACQELGIPVTGGNVSLYNQTGGVAIHPTPTVGVLGRFDDVARRTPSGFGPDADGQAIYLLGTTADELDGSEFARLRGHLGGLPPKLDLAREKLLGELLINASRDGMIDAAHDLAGGGLAATLSEMVLRFGVGARIVLDEVCERDGVDTFTALFSESQARAAVAVPRTEEVRFTDMTTARGFPVARIGVVDAASESLEVQGQFTLPIAQLHQAWEATLPKHFG; this is encoded by the coding sequence ATGAGCCAGCAGTTCAACATCGAGACCGTCGAGGCCGCCGCGGCGAACCCGGACGTCGAGCAGCCCTGGGCCGAGCTCGGCCTCAAGGAGGACGAGTACGCGCGCATCCGCGAGATCCTGGGCCGCCGCCCGACCGCGGCCGAGCTCGCGATGTACTCCGTGATGTGGTCCGAGCACTGCTCGTACAAGTCCTCGAAGGTGCATCTGCGTCAGTTCGGCGACAAGCTCACCGACGAGATGAAGAAGAACCTGATGGTCGGCATCGGCGAGAACGCCGGCGTGACGGACCTGGGTGACGACTGGGCCGTGACCTTCAAGGTCGAGTCCCACAACCACCCCTCGTTCGTGGAGCCCCACCAGGGCGCGGCCACGGGCATCGGCGGCATCGTGCGCGACATCATCTCGATGGGCGCCCGCCCGGTCGCCGTCATGGACCCGCTGCGCTTCGGCGCGGTCGAGCACCCGGACACCGCGCGCGTCGTGCACGGCGTCGTGGCGGGCATCGGCGGCTACGGCAACTCGCTGGGCCTGCCGAACATCGGCGGCGAGGTCCGCTTCGACGCGTCCTACCAGGGCAACCCGCTGGTCAACGCCCTGGCCGTGGGCGTGCTCAAGCACGAGGACCTGCGCCTGGCCAACGCCTCGGGCGTCGGCAACAAGGTGGTGCTCTTCGGCGCCCGCACCGGTGGCGACGGCATCGGCGGCGCCTCGGTGCTGGCCTCCGAGTCCTTCGACGACGGCGGCAAGCCGGCCAAGCGCCCCTCGGTGCAGGTGGGCGATCCGTTCGCCGAGAAGGTGCTCATCGAGTGCTGCCTCGAGCTGTTCCGCGACTCGCTCGTCGAGGGCATCCAGGACCTCGGCGCCGCCGGCATCTCCTGCGCGACCTCCGAGCTCGCCTCCAACGGCGAGGGCGGCATGCGCGTCGAGCTGACCGACGTGCTGCTGCGCGACTCCACGCTGACCCCGGGCGAGATCCTGATGTCCGAGTCGCAGGAGCGCATGATGGCCGTGGTGACCCCGGAGAACGCCGAGCGCTTCGAGGCGGTCATGGCCAAGTGGGACGTCGAGTACTCGTGGCTCGGCGAGGTCACCGGCGACGGTCGCCTCGTCATCACGTGGGACGGCGAGACGATCGTCGACGTCGACCCGCGCACCGTGGCCCACGACGGCCCCGTGTACGAGCGCCCGTACCACCGCCCGGCGTGGCTGGACGACGTGCAGGCCGACACCTTCCGCGCCTCCGCGGCCGGTCGTGACCTGCCGCAGGACGGCCCGGCCCTCAAGGCGGCGCTGCTCGAGCTGATGTCCGCGCCGAACATGGCGGACACCTCATGGATCACCAAGCAGTACGACCGCTACGTGCGCGGCAACACCGCGCTGGCCTCCCCCGACGACGCCGGCGTGATCCGCGTCGACGAGACGACCGGCATGGGCGTGGCCGTCTCCACCGACTGCAACGACCGGTTCGCCTACCTGGACCCGTACACGGGCGCGCAGGCCTCGCTCGCCGAGTCCTACCGCAACGTGACCACCTCGGGCGCGGTGCCGCTGGCCGTCACCGACTGCCTGAACTTCGGCTCACCCGAGGACCCGGAGGTGATGTGGCAGTTCGCTGAGGCCGTGCGCGGTCTGGCCGACGCGTGCCAGGAGCTGGGCATCCCGGTGACCGGCGGCAACGTCTCGCTGTACAACCAGACCGGCGGCGTCGCGATCCACCCGACCCCCACCGTGGGCGTGCTGGGTCGCTTCGACGATGTCGCCCGCCGCACCCCGTCCGGCTTCGGCCCCGACGCGGACGGCCAGGCGATCTACCTGCTCGGCACCACCGCCGACGAGCTGGACGGCTCGGAGTTCGCCCGGCTGCGCGGCCACCTGGGCGGACTGCCGCCGAAGCTGGACCTGGCTCGGGAGAAGCTGCTGGGCGAGCTGCTGATCAACGCCTCGCGTGACGGCATGATCGACGCGGCCCACGACCTGGCCGGCGGCGGGCTGGCGGCCACGCTCTCCGAGATGGTGCTGCGCTTCGGCGTGGGCGCCCGCATCGTGTTGGACGAGGTGTGCGAGCGCGACGGCGTGGACACCTTCACCGCCCTGTTCTCCGAGTCGCAGGCCCGCGCCGCCGTGGCCGTGCCCCGCACCGAGGAGGTCCGCTTCACGGACATGACGACCGCGCGCGGCTTCCCCGTGGCCCGCATCGGCGTGGTCGACGCGGCCTCGGAATCGCTCGAGGTCCAGGGCCAGTTCACCTTGCCGATCGCTCAGCTGCACCAGGCGTGGGAGGCGACCCTGCCCAAGCACTTCGGCTGA
- the purQ gene encoding phosphoribosylformylglycinamidine synthase subunit PurQ: protein MSTDLPLIGDYSTPTTELTGARIGVVTFPGTLDDVDAARAVRLSGAEAVSLWHADEDPAAALRSVDAVVIPGGFSYGDYLRAGAISRFAPMMDAIASAAGGRQGSTTGLPVLGICNGFQILTESHLLPGSMIKNDHLHFICRDQALAVENAGTAWTRDFEQGQRIVVPLKNQDGQYVADETTLDELEGEGRVVFRYLDVNPNGSRRDIAGVANAAGNVVGLMPHPEHAVEPGFGPDTEAGPRTGVDGLGFFTSVLSAIAAGGAA, encoded by the coding sequence ATGAGCACGGACCTGCCGCTGATCGGGGACTACTCGACCCCCACGACCGAGCTGACCGGCGCCCGCATCGGCGTGGTCACCTTCCCGGGCACGCTCGACGACGTCGACGCCGCCCGCGCCGTCCGTCTCTCCGGCGCCGAGGCCGTGTCCCTGTGGCACGCCGACGAGGACCCTGCCGCCGCGCTGCGCAGCGTCGACGCCGTCGTCATCCCGGGCGGCTTCTCCTACGGCGACTACCTGCGCGCCGGCGCGATCTCCCGCTTCGCCCCGATGATGGACGCGATCGCCTCCGCCGCCGGCGGCCGGCAGGGCTCGACGACCGGCCTGCCGGTGCTGGGCATCTGCAACGGCTTCCAGATCCTCACCGAATCGCACCTGCTGCCCGGCTCGATGATCAAGAACGACCACCTGCACTTCATCTGCCGCGACCAGGCCCTCGCCGTCGAAAACGCCGGCACCGCCTGGACCCGGGACTTCGAGCAGGGCCAGCGCATCGTCGTCCCGCTGAAGAACCAGGACGGCCAGTACGTGGCCGACGAGACCACCCTCGACGAGCTCGAGGGCGAGGGCCGCGTGGTGTTCCGCTACCTCGACGTGAACCCGAACGGCTCTCGCCGTGACATCGCCGGCGTCGCCAACGCTGCGGGCAACGTGGTCGGCCTGATGCCGCACCCCGAGCACGCCGTCGAGCCGGGCTTCGGCCCGGACACCGAAGCCGGGCCCCGCACGGGCGTCGACGGCCTGGGCTTCTTCACGTCCGTCCTGTCCGCGATCGCCGCCGGAGGTGCCGCATGA
- a CDS encoding YtxH domain-containing protein: protein MRLFTLGLGAALGYLIGSREGRENLNKMRNNAQQYWNDPKTQERVQKVQGNASQKWQEAKQSEKVQNVTTKVGAKVDETKGKLGATTDNLKNTSSERQENSTSELASGKNADPDVVSDPSTSLNAEGPNA, encoded by the coding sequence ATGCGTCTGTTCACCCTCGGCCTCGGTGCCGCCCTCGGTTACCTCATCGGCTCCCGTGAGGGCCGCGAGAACCTCAACAAGATGCGCAACAACGCCCAGCAGTACTGGAACGACCCGAAGACCCAGGAGCGGGTCCAGAAGGTGCAGGGCAACGCCTCCCAGAAGTGGCAGGAGGCCAAGCAGTCGGAGAAGGTTCAGAACGTGACCACCAAGGTGGGCGCCAAGGTCGACGAGACCAAGGGCAAGCTGGGCGCCACCACCGACAACCTGAAGAACACGTCCTCCGAGCGCCAGGAGAACTCCACCTCTGAGCTGGCCTCCGGCAAGAACGCCGATCCGGACGTGGTCTCGGATCCGTCGACCTCCCTGAACGCGGAGGGCCCCAACGCCTGA
- a CDS encoding MDR family MFS transporter encodes MTDTSPDASPFTDEPDVNYETDTTADQTGSDALPPGAGRLIGLLVSAAFVVILNETIMSVAISRLMDQFAVSAATAQWLSTGFMLTMAVVIPFTGWLLNSLRLRTVFILAMSTFTLGTAIAALAPVFGVLVAGRVVQAVGTAIMMPLLMTTVLNVVPAARRGRVMGLVSIVIAVAPAAGPTVGGVILEHLSWRWMFGVVLPIALIALGAGVLWVRNVTEPRPVPLDALSGVFSAIGFAGLIYGLSSIGEAAGDTAPVSPWIPLTVGVLALAVFTRRQLRLRDAALLDLRVLARPTYTIALATMLLAMLSLFGTIILLPMYFQQVLGWSTQQAGLALLPGGLVMAVLGYAVGNVYDRVGPRPLLVPGSVLGAAGMWGYTFLNEDSSAALVIALHITLTTGLSMMFSPLMTTALSALPRSLYAHGSALMSTLQQVAGAAGTALFITLLTVGAATALGDGAGVGGTGEGGAPAAETVRSATMSGVHLAMLSGACLFTLTLVAVWFVRRPQGEPS; translated from the coding sequence ATGACCGACACCTCCCCCGACGCCTCACCGTTCACCGACGAACCCGACGTCAACTACGAGACGGACACGACCGCGGACCAGACCGGCTCCGACGCCCTGCCGCCGGGCGCCGGACGGTTGATCGGCCTGCTCGTGTCCGCCGCGTTCGTCGTGATCCTCAACGAGACGATCATGTCCGTGGCGATCTCCCGGCTGATGGACCAGTTCGCCGTCAGCGCCGCCACCGCCCAGTGGCTCTCCACCGGGTTCATGCTCACGATGGCCGTCGTCATCCCGTTCACCGGATGGCTGCTGAACAGCCTGCGACTGCGCACCGTGTTCATCCTCGCCATGAGCACGTTCACGCTCGGCACCGCGATTGCCGCCCTCGCCCCCGTGTTCGGCGTGCTCGTGGCCGGTCGCGTCGTGCAGGCCGTGGGCACCGCGATCATGATGCCGCTGCTGATGACGACCGTGCTCAACGTCGTCCCCGCCGCCCGCCGTGGCCGCGTGATGGGGCTGGTGAGCATCGTCATCGCGGTGGCACCGGCGGCCGGGCCCACCGTCGGCGGCGTGATCCTCGAACACCTGAGCTGGCGGTGGATGTTCGGCGTTGTGCTGCCGATCGCGCTGATCGCCCTGGGCGCGGGCGTCCTGTGGGTGCGCAACGTGACCGAGCCGCGCCCGGTCCCGCTCGACGCGCTCTCGGGCGTGTTCTCCGCCATCGGCTTCGCGGGGCTCATCTACGGCCTCTCCAGCATCGGCGAGGCCGCCGGCGACACCGCGCCCGTCAGCCCGTGGATCCCCCTGACCGTGGGCGTTCTCGCCCTGGCCGTGTTCACGCGGCGCCAGCTGCGGCTGCGGGACGCGGCGCTGCTCGACCTGCGCGTGCTGGCCCGCCCGACCTACACGATCGCGCTGGCCACGATGCTGCTGGCCATGTTGTCCCTGTTCGGCACGATCATCCTGCTGCCGATGTACTTCCAGCAGGTGCTCGGCTGGAGCACCCAGCAGGCCGGGCTCGCCCTGCTGCCCGGCGGCCTCGTCATGGCCGTGCTCGGCTACGCCGTCGGCAACGTGTACGACCGAGTGGGCCCGCGTCCCCTCCTCGTGCCCGGCTCCGTGCTGGGCGCCGCCGGCATGTGGGGGTACACGTTCCTGAACGAGGACTCCTCCGCCGCCCTGGTGATCGCCCTGCACATCACCCTGACCACCGGGCTGTCCATGATGTTCTCCCCGCTGATGACGACCGCACTCTCGGCGCTGCCGCGCTCGCTGTACGCGCACGGCTCCGCCCTGATGTCCACGCTGCAACAGGTGGCCGGGGCCGCCGGGACGGCACTGTTCATCACGCTGCTCACGGTGGGCGCCGCGACCGCGCTGGGCGACGGGGCGGGCGTCGGCGGAACGGGCGAGGGCGGCGCACCGGCCGCCGAGACCGTCCGCAGCGCCACCATGTCCGGCGTGCACCTGGCGATGCTCTCGGGCGCGTGCCTGTTCACGCTCACGCTCGTGGCCGTCTGGTTCGTCCGTCGCCCGCAGGGCGAGCCGTCGTGA
- a CDS encoding acyltransferase family protein translates to MTTQRTAAAASGTRDLSVDLVRIGCLLAVVAIHVGMVGIGGAEAVPAVMSPLTELPFFAVGSWFAQVMPLFFLLGGYGAHFSLDRAARQARPDHEHVRSRVLRLALPALPFFVVMTAIAAVLTLAGVPTATFGPAIDGAGDPLWFMAAFLLCQGVAPWQHRMLERRGAVGLAGASVAVLVVVVLVDGLRHASVAAGGSDLPGLLNMLTVWPLLQLWGMALARGLLSRAGAWAWVVLAAVGLGATALLAQAPWYGPDMLANLNPPTLPLLSIGLMHLALFQLLRPALRRVAAVRAVQAVLLVVGRQAMHLYLWHMAVIIALNGALWLLGAAPEPGSALWWATRPVVWVVVIGLTIGLTWAGARLERVSPRPVVGGLVGPAATGALLLAIAPNLAITRLGLDLPLAGAAAVCTGAAVLLAWRPPGARRG, encoded by the coding sequence ATGACTACCCAACGCACGGCGGCCGCCGCGAGCGGCACACGGGACCTGTCGGTCGACCTGGTACGCATCGGCTGTCTCCTGGCGGTCGTCGCGATCCACGTCGGCATGGTCGGCATCGGCGGCGCGGAGGCGGTCCCGGCCGTCATGAGCCCTCTGACCGAACTGCCCTTCTTCGCCGTCGGCAGCTGGTTCGCGCAGGTGATGCCGCTGTTCTTCCTTCTGGGCGGCTACGGGGCCCACTTCTCGCTGGACCGAGCGGCACGCCAGGCTCGGCCGGACCATGAACACGTGCGCTCGCGCGTGCTGCGCCTGGCTCTGCCGGCGCTGCCCTTCTTCGTCGTGATGACGGCGATCGCCGCGGTGCTCACCCTGGCCGGCGTGCCGACGGCTACTTTCGGCCCGGCCATCGACGGGGCCGGGGACCCGCTGTGGTTCATGGCCGCGTTCCTCCTGTGCCAGGGGGTGGCCCCGTGGCAGCACCGAATGCTGGAACGGCGCGGGGCGGTCGGCCTGGCCGGGGCGTCGGTCGCCGTGCTCGTGGTGGTCGTGCTCGTCGACGGGCTCCGCCACGCGAGCGTCGCTGCCGGCGGCAGTGACCTGCCGGGGCTGCTCAACATGCTCACCGTGTGGCCCCTGCTGCAGCTGTGGGGGATGGCGCTGGCCCGCGGCCTGCTCTCCCGAGCGGGAGCCTGGGCCTGGGTCGTGCTGGCCGCGGTGGGCTTGGGGGCCACGGCGTTGCTGGCGCAGGCCCCGTGGTACGGGCCTGACATGCTCGCGAACCTGAACCCGCCGACGCTGCCGTTGCTGAGCATCGGGCTCATGCACCTGGCCCTGTTCCAGCTCCTTCGCCCGGCCCTGCGGCGGGTCGCCGCGGTGCGCGCGGTGCAGGCGGTGCTGCTGGTGGTGGGCCGGCAGGCGATGCACCTGTACCTGTGGCACATGGCCGTGATCATCGCCCTCAACGGGGCGCTCTGGCTGCTCGGCGCCGCCCCCGAACCCGGATCGGCCCTGTGGTGGGCGACGCGCCCGGTGGTGTGGGTCGTGGTCATCGGGCTGACGATCGGCCTGACCTGGGCGGGGGCGCGCCTGGAACGGGTGTCGCCGCGCCCGGTCGTGGGCGGGCTCGTCGGCCCAGCTGCGACCGGCGCGCTGCTGCTGGCGATCGCACCGAACCTGGCGATCACTCGCCTCGGCCTCGATCTGCCGTTGGCCGGTGCCGCGGCCGTCTGCACCGGGGCGGCCGTGCTGCTGGCATGGAGGCCGCCGGGCGCCCGCCGAGGGTGA
- a CDS encoding SIP domain-containing protein — protein sequence MTASARPPRPQTVLQVLRVHRPTTHLVRLTLADLPDGPRPGADGFDGFAERWAAKDATDQYVKLLFAEPSLGLVPPYDMDALREHLAPEQMPVRRTYTVRRVDTDARTLDIDVVHHGDDGLAGPWAARAEPGDVVAFFGPGGGYRPDPNADAHVLAGDESALPAIAASLEDLARTAPQARGVALIEVAGPEDELELLAPAGVRVCWLHRGGAFSPQASRWPAALAGLDWPAGRVHAFVHGEREQVKIARRHLTQVRGMDRREMSVSAYWAYGRVEDAFQAEKRTPVGQIFED from the coding sequence GTGACCGCATCCGCCCGTCCTCCGCGCCCGCAGACCGTGCTGCAGGTGCTGCGCGTGCATCGGCCCACGACGCACCTGGTGCGACTCACGCTGGCGGACCTGCCCGACGGCCCTCGCCCCGGCGCCGACGGGTTCGACGGCTTCGCCGAGCGGTGGGCGGCGAAGGACGCGACCGACCAGTACGTGAAGCTGCTGTTCGCCGAACCGTCGCTGGGCCTGGTTCCGCCCTATGACATGGACGCGCTGCGCGAGCACCTCGCCCCCGAGCAGATGCCGGTGCGCCGCACGTACACCGTCCGACGCGTCGACACCGATGCCAGGACGCTCGACATCGACGTCGTGCACCACGGGGACGACGGCCTCGCCGGGCCGTGGGCCGCGCGCGCCGAGCCCGGGGACGTCGTGGCCTTCTTCGGGCCCGGCGGGGGGTACCGGCCCGATCCGAATGCCGACGCGCATGTGTTGGCCGGAGACGAGTCCGCGCTGCCGGCCATCGCGGCCTCGCTCGAGGACCTGGCCCGCACGGCTCCGCAGGCCCGCGGCGTCGCGTTGATCGAGGTGGCCGGGCCCGAGGACGAGCTCGAGCTCCTCGCCCCCGCGGGCGTGAGGGTGTGCTGGCTGCATCGCGGCGGCGCGTTCAGCCCGCAGGCCTCACGCTGGCCGGCGGCCCTGGCGGGCCTGGACTGGCCGGCCGGCCGCGTGCACGCGTTCGTCCACGGCGAGCGGGAGCAGGTCAAGATCGCCCGGCGCCACCTGACGCAGGTGCGGGGCATGGACCGGCGTGAGATGTCCGTGAGCGCCTACTGGGCCTATGGCCGCGTCGAGGACGCGTTCCAGGCCGAGAAGCGGACCCCCGTCGGGCAGATCTTCGAGGACTGA